The Osmerus eperlanus chromosome 25, fOsmEpe2.1, whole genome shotgun sequence genome contains a region encoding:
- the iscua gene encoding iron-sulfur cluster assembly enzyme ISCU, mitochondrial, which yields MALLMQKCVSPLMLIGRRLLTPEIKSVCPYHKKVVDHYENPRNVGSLDKNAQNVGTGLVGAPACGDVMKLQIQVDEMGKIVDARFKTFGCGSAIASSSLATEWVKGKSIDEALKIKNTQIAKELCLPPVKLHCSMLAEDAIKAALADYRLKQKDIKKEETVASN from the exons ATGGCACTGCTCATGCAAAAGTGCGTGAGTCCGTTGATGTTGATAGGTCGAAGATTATTGACTCCGGAAATCAAGTCAGTATGTCCTTATCACAAAAAG GTGGTGGACCATTACGAAAACCCTAGAAATGTGGGATCACTGGACAAAAACGCCCAGAATGTGGGGACAGGATTAGTGGGTGCTCCTGCGTGCGGAGATGTCATGAAACTCCAG ATTCAGGTGGATGAGATGGGAAAGATAGTGGACGCCAGATTCAAAACGTTCGGCTGCGGTTCGGCTATCGCTTCCAGTTCTCTAGCAACAGAGTGGGTGAAGGGTAAATCT ATTGATGAAGCTCTGAAGATCAAGAACACGCAGATAGCCAAAGAACTATGCCTTCCTCCAGTCAAACTGCATTGCTCCA TGCTGGCAGAGGATGCTATAAAGGCAGCTTTGGCAGACTACAGACTCAAGCAGAAGGACATCAAGAAGGAGGAAACCGTAGCTAGCAATTAA
- the si:ch211-191d15.2 gene encoding oligodendrocyte-myelin glycoprotein, translated as MCVLLPSLPWCLRGLLVLCVVSPLSCLPPSPCPPGCCCPRPGLLVLCESLGLRALPRSVPLSTSVLSVARNQLCNVDHLLRRFSGLQELSLSHNQLGRFPRGLPPSLQRLLLEDNRITYITSGALRQLGNLTRLDLEDNRIRAIQPGALRGLGRLQVLTLKGNRLTSLPLELPSSLTHLDLSANCISDLDFPSLAALVNLQVLKINSNCLRSVPERAFDRMPLLRSMELADNLWVCECDILYLYRWLLGGGLKMATDMVCVEPQHLAHRLLLNLSVTAICPRVLKTNENVPSLSFTPRPERRLAISTEETTTPDLSSSTQKILDVTLSTTESHVGESDPQPKARMLPDHHTLQVMSYEDCLALNSTTEVNPPPQIIKPTPSLPVEEPRCLDNSTGRYLPNSSTSVEAVPPGRTGPSPTPRTLSLQGSPAVIALLAVLCVLVVLLTLAVLLVLKTVLLHHQRVAPLQQS; from the coding sequence atgtgtgtacttttgccatctctgcctTGGTGCCTCCGTGGTctcctggttctgtgtgtggtgtctcctctctcctgcctgcccccgtccccctgccctcccggCTGCTGCTGCCCCCGTCCCGGCCTCCTGGTCCTCTGTGAGTCCCTGGGCCTCCGGGCCCTGCCTCGCTCCGTGCCTCTCAGCACCTCTGTCCTCTCCGTGGCCCGGAACCAGCTCTGCAACGTGGACCACCTGCTGCGCCGCTTCTCCGGGCTGCAGGAGCTCAGCCTGAGCCACAACCAGCTGGGCCGCTTCCCCCGGGGCCTGCCGCCCAGCCTGCAGCGCCTCCTGCTGGAGGACAACCGCATCACCTACATCACCTCCGGAGCCCTGCGGCAGCTGGGGAACCTCACCCGCCTGGACCTGGAGGACAACCGCATCCGGGCCATTCAGCCAGGGGCCCTGCGGGGCCTGGGGAGGCTGCAGGTCCTCACCCTGAAGGGGAACCGGCTGACGAGCCTCCCCCTggaactcccctcctccctcacccacctGGACCTGTCGGCAAACTGCATCTCCGACCTGGACTTTCCCTCGCTGGCCGCTCTGGTCAACCTCCAGGTCCTGAAGATCAACAGCAACTGTCTGCGCTCAGTCCCGGAGCGCGCCTTCGACCGCAtgcctctcctccgctccatGGAGCTGGCCGACaacctgtgggtgtgtgagtgtgacatcCTGTACCTTTATCGATGGCTGCTGGGGGGCGGGCTGAAGATGGCCACcgacatggtgtgtgtggagccgCAGCACCTGGCTCATCGCCTGCTCCTGAACCTCTCGGTCACGGCCATCTGCCCCCGGGTCCTCAAAACGAACGAGAACGTCCCTAGTCTCAGCTTCACCCCGAGACCGGAGAGAAGACTGGCGATCTCTACAGAGGAAACCACGACTCCAGATCTGTCTAGTTCAACACAGAAAATACTGGATGTCACCTTGAGCACGACAGAAAGCCACGTTGGAGAATCCGACCCGCAGCCGAAAGCTCGAATGCTACCAGACCACCACACGTTACAAGTAATGAGCTACGAAGACTGTTTGGCTCTGAACTCGACAACGGAAGTAAACCCACCTCCCCAAATCATCAAGCCCACACCGTCTCTGCCCGTCGAGGAGCCGAGATGTTTGGACAATTCAACGGGACGATACCTTCCAAATAGCTCAACCTCCGTAGAGGCCGTGCCCCCGGGCAGGACAGGCCCCTCGCCCACCCCCAGAACCCTCAGTCTCCAGGGCAGCCCAGCGGTGATAGCCCTGCTGGCTGTGTTGTGCGTGCTGGTAGTTCTCCTCACACTGGCTGTGCTGCTGGTCCTGAAAACAGTTCTGCTGCACCACCAGAGGGTGGCACCACTTCAACAGTCCTGA
- the sart3 gene encoding squamous cell carcinoma antigen recognized by T-cells 3 isoform X2 — MLEYYLHPILLTILPELSSTFALGSSVCYQAEISSSIHYPSNMAATGNVEETQLQDMEEDAGMEREMESDEEEGMGVENLDEEEEDESSEDEKENEAEIQRLEEQLSINAFDYNCHVDLIKLLRQEGELVRLRKARQKMSELFPLTEEIWLDWLKDEIRMTEEEPNREKVYELFEKAVKDYICPEIWLEYAQYSIGGMGSPGGIEKVRGIFERALTAVGLHMTKGATVWDAFREFENAILSTVQPPPGSVPSREQQGLVNAQLERIHALFRRQLAIPFMDMDATYAEYEEWSEQGVAETVTQQYRRALQHMHKSKPHEQALLAAEPPKLAEYQSYMEYELKEGDPARVQIIFERALAENCLVPDMWARYTSYLDRQLKIRDIVLSCHDRAVRNCPWTMGLWRSYLLALERHRADHTTVLDVFEKALTAGFIQATDYVDIWQAYLDYLRRRVDFSKESSRELEDLRAAFSRSLDYLKQDVEERFSESGDPSCTIMQIWARIEALHCRNMQKARELWDNIMTRGNAKYANMWLEYYNLERSYGDALHCRKALHRAVQCTSDYPEHVCEVLLSFERVEGSLEDWDTAVQKTETRLNRVSEQRAKVAVKEASQARQEEDKTEQRRRARADKKSQKKGSKPPGRPGEKRKAQEDFQDWGDEPEQGAKRHRRGGQGEEFMETESKAPPRRKPEGTNQSQAGSAASGKNSQEEPEERRDDCSVFVSNLAYTLPDPEARLRENFHPCGPISQVRLVFAGNGTFRGYGYVQFEGRASVAEALKLDRKLVNGRPMFVSPCVDKSKNPDFKVFKYSVDLERHKIFISGLPYSCNKERLEEMCRGYGTIKDIRLVTHRSGQPKGLAYVEFANEAEASQAVLKMDGMVVEEHTLAVAISNPPRRSRNLDLPGPSRTLVPRQAYGARGKGRTQLSLLPRSLNRHTGPAGQAENGTTSKPAGEAVNSAGDTPPEAQAKPLSNSDFARMLMTKK; from the exons ATGCTAGAATATTATCTTCATCCAATACTACTGACGATATTGCCAGAATTAAGCTCTACCTTTGCATTAGGCAGTTCCGTCTGTTACCAGGCAGAGATTTCCAGTAGCATTCACTATCCTTCCAACATGGCAGCAACAGGGAACGTAGAAGAAACGCAGTTGCAAGACATGGAGGAAGATGCAGGAATGGAAAGAGAAATGGAGTCGGACGAAGAGGAAGGCATGGGGGTCGAAAATTTagacgaagaagaggaggacgaaTCGTCCGAGGACGAGAAGGAAAATGAAGCTGAAATTCAACGTTTGGAAGAACAG CTTTCAATCAACGCTTTCGACTACAATTGTCATGTGGACCTGATCAAACTACTCCGACAAGAGGGCGAGTTAGTTCGGCTCCGCAAGGCACGGCAAAAGATGAGCGAGCTTTTTCCTCTCACAGAAG AGATCTGGCTGGATTGGCTGAAAGACGAGATTCGCATGACAGAAGAGGAACCCAACCGGGAGAAAGTGTACGAGCTGTTTGAGAAAGCTGTGAAAGACTACATAT GCCCTGAAATCTGGCTGGAGTACGCTCAGTATTCGATCGGGGGCATGGGGTCTCCGGGCGGGATAGAGAAGGTGAGGGGCATCTTTGAGAGGGCCCTGACGGCAGTGGGGCTTCACATGACGAAGGGAGCCACCGTGTGGGATGCCTTCAGGGAGTTTGAGAACGCCATCCTGTCTACCGTTCAG cccccccctggcAGTGTCcccagcagggagcagcaggggCTGGTGAACGCGCAGCTCGAACGCATCCACGCCCTGTTCCGCCGCCAGCTGGCCATCCCCTTCATGG ACATGGACGCGACCTACGCGGAGTATGAGGAATGGTCTGAGCAGGGCGTGGCTGAGACAGTCACCCAGCAGTACAGACGAGCTCTTCAGCACATGCACAAGAGCAAACCTCACGAACAAGCTCTG ctggCGGCGGAGCCCCCTAAGCTGGCAGAGTATCAGAGCTACATGGAGTACGAGCTGAAGGAGGGAGACCCAGCGCGGGTCCAGATCATCTTTGAGCGCGCGCTGGCCGAGAACTGCCTGGTACCAGACATGTGGGCGCGCTACACCAGCTACCTG GACCGTCAGCTGAAGATCAGAGACATCGTCCTCTCCTGTCACGACCGAGCGGTCAGGAACTGTCCGTGGACCATGGGCCTGTGGAGGAGCTACCTGCTGGccctggagagacacagagccgATCACACCACCGTCCTCG ATGTTTTTGAGAAGGCCCTGACCGCTGGCTTCATCCAGGCCACAGACTACGTGGACATCTGGCAGGCCTACCTGGACTacctgaggaggagggtggacttCAGCAAAG AGTCGAGCAGGGAgctggaggatctgcgggcagCCTTCAGCCGCTCCCTGGACTACCTGAAGCAGGACGTGGAGGAGA GGTTCAGTGAGAGTGGAGACCCCTCCTGTACCATCATGCAGATCTGGGCGAGGATTGAG GCGCTGCACTGCAGGAACATGCAGAAGGCCCGCGAGCTGTGGGACAACATCATGACCCGGGGGAACGCCAAGTACGCCAACATGTGGCTGGAGTACTACAACctggagag gtCATACGGAGATGCTCTCCACTGCAGGAAGGCTCTCCACAGGGCTGTCCAGTGCACCTCAGACTACCCAGAACACGTGTGTGAGGTGCTGCTCTCCTTTGAGAGGGTGGAAG GCTCTCTGGAGGACTGGGACACGGCCGTGCAGAAGACTGAAACTCGGCTCAACAGAGTCAGCGAGCAGAGGGCCAAG gtggcAGTGAAGGAGGCCTCCCaggccagacaggaggaggacaagacGGAGCAGCGACGGAGGGCCAGGGCAGACAAGAAGAGCCAGAAGAAGGGTTCGAAACCCCCCGGGCGCCctggggagaagaggaaggccCAGGAGGACTTCCAGGACTGGGGCGACGAGCCAG AGCAAGGTGCAAAGAGGCATCgtcgggggggacagggggaggagttcATGGAGACGGAGAGCAAAGCCCCGCCCAGACGCAAGCCTGAAGGGACCAATCAGAGCCAGGCGGGGTCAGCGGCGTCCGGGAAGAACAGCCAGGAGGAGCCGGAGGAGCGCAGAGACGACTGCAGTGTGTTCGTCAGTAACCTGGCCTACACGCTGCCCGACCCAGAGGCCCGGCTCAGGGAGAATTTCCACCCCTGTGGACCCATCAGCCAGGTGCGCCTGGTGTTCGCCGGGAACGGAACCTTCAGGGGCTACGGCTATGTCCAGTTCGAGGGCCGGGCGTCGGTGGCGGAGGCTCTGAAGCTGGACAGGAAGTTGGTGAACGGCAGGCCCATGTTTGTGTCGCCCTGCGTGGACAAAAGCAAGAACCCAGACTTCAAG GTGTTCAAGTACAGCGTGGATCTAGAGAGACACAAGATCTTCATCTCTGGCCTGCCCTACTCCTGCAACAAGGAGCGGCTGGAGGAGATGTGTCGAGGCTACGGCACCATCAAAGACATCCGCCTGGTCACTCACCGCTCAGGACAGcccaag GGCCTGGCGTACGTGGAGTTTGCCAACGAGGCCGAGGCGTCTCAGGCGGTGCTGAAGATGGACgggatggtggtggaggagcacaCGCTGGCCGTGGCCATCAGCAACCCGCCCCGGCGCAGCAGGAACCTGGACCTGCCCGGACCCAGCAGGACCCTGGTACCTCGACAGGCCTACGGAGC GAGGGGGAAAGGCCGCACGCAGCTGTCCCTGCTGCCCCGCTCCCTGAACCGCCACACCGGCCCGGCAGGGCAGGCCGAGAACGGGACCACGTCTAAACCAGCCGGCGAGGCGGTGAACTCTGCCGGAGACACGCCCCCTGAAGCACAAGCCAAGCCCCTCTCCAACTCAGACTTTGCCAGAATGCTCATGACGAAAAAATGA
- the sart3 gene encoding squamous cell carcinoma antigen recognized by T-cells 3 isoform X1: MLEYYLHPILLTILPELSSTFALGSSVCYQAEISSSIHYPSNMAATGNVEETQLQDMEEDAGMEREMESDEEEGMGVENLDEEEEDESSEDEKENEAEIQRLEEQLSINAFDYNCHVDLIKLLRQEGELVRLRKARQKMSELFPLTEEIWLDWLKDEIRMTEEEPNREKVYELFEKAVKDYICPEIWLEYAQYSIGGMGSPGGIEKVRGIFERALTAVGLHMTKGATVWDAFREFENAILSTVQPPPGSVPSREQQGLVNAQLERIHALFRRQLAIPFMDMDATYAEYEEWSEQGVAETVTQQYRRALQHMHKSKPHEQALLAAEPPKLAEYQSYMEYELKEGDPARVQIIFERALAENCLVPDMWARYTSYLDRQLKIRDIVLSCHDRAVRNCPWTMGLWRSYLLALERHRADHTTVLDVFEKALTAGFIQATDYVDIWQAYLDYLRRRVDFSKGEESSRELEDLRAAFSRSLDYLKQDVEERFSESGDPSCTIMQIWARIEALHCRNMQKARELWDNIMTRGNAKYANMWLEYYNLERSYGDALHCRKALHRAVQCTSDYPEHVCEVLLSFERVEGSLEDWDTAVQKTETRLNRVSEQRAKVAVKEASQARQEEDKTEQRRRARADKKSQKKGSKPPGRPGEKRKAQEDFQDWGDEPEQGAKRHRRGGQGEEFMETESKAPPRRKPEGTNQSQAGSAASGKNSQEEPEERRDDCSVFVSNLAYTLPDPEARLRENFHPCGPISQVRLVFAGNGTFRGYGYVQFEGRASVAEALKLDRKLVNGRPMFVSPCVDKSKNPDFKVFKYSVDLERHKIFISGLPYSCNKERLEEMCRGYGTIKDIRLVTHRSGQPKGLAYVEFANEAEASQAVLKMDGMVVEEHTLAVAISNPPRRSRNLDLPGPSRTLVPRQAYGARGKGRTQLSLLPRSLNRHTGPAGQAENGTTSKPAGEAVNSAGDTPPEAQAKPLSNSDFARMLMTKK; the protein is encoded by the exons ATGCTAGAATATTATCTTCATCCAATACTACTGACGATATTGCCAGAATTAAGCTCTACCTTTGCATTAGGCAGTTCCGTCTGTTACCAGGCAGAGATTTCCAGTAGCATTCACTATCCTTCCAACATGGCAGCAACAGGGAACGTAGAAGAAACGCAGTTGCAAGACATGGAGGAAGATGCAGGAATGGAAAGAGAAATGGAGTCGGACGAAGAGGAAGGCATGGGGGTCGAAAATTTagacgaagaagaggaggacgaaTCGTCCGAGGACGAGAAGGAAAATGAAGCTGAAATTCAACGTTTGGAAGAACAG CTTTCAATCAACGCTTTCGACTACAATTGTCATGTGGACCTGATCAAACTACTCCGACAAGAGGGCGAGTTAGTTCGGCTCCGCAAGGCACGGCAAAAGATGAGCGAGCTTTTTCCTCTCACAGAAG AGATCTGGCTGGATTGGCTGAAAGACGAGATTCGCATGACAGAAGAGGAACCCAACCGGGAGAAAGTGTACGAGCTGTTTGAGAAAGCTGTGAAAGACTACATAT GCCCTGAAATCTGGCTGGAGTACGCTCAGTATTCGATCGGGGGCATGGGGTCTCCGGGCGGGATAGAGAAGGTGAGGGGCATCTTTGAGAGGGCCCTGACGGCAGTGGGGCTTCACATGACGAAGGGAGCCACCGTGTGGGATGCCTTCAGGGAGTTTGAGAACGCCATCCTGTCTACCGTTCAG cccccccctggcAGTGTCcccagcagggagcagcaggggCTGGTGAACGCGCAGCTCGAACGCATCCACGCCCTGTTCCGCCGCCAGCTGGCCATCCCCTTCATGG ACATGGACGCGACCTACGCGGAGTATGAGGAATGGTCTGAGCAGGGCGTGGCTGAGACAGTCACCCAGCAGTACAGACGAGCTCTTCAGCACATGCACAAGAGCAAACCTCACGAACAAGCTCTG ctggCGGCGGAGCCCCCTAAGCTGGCAGAGTATCAGAGCTACATGGAGTACGAGCTGAAGGAGGGAGACCCAGCGCGGGTCCAGATCATCTTTGAGCGCGCGCTGGCCGAGAACTGCCTGGTACCAGACATGTGGGCGCGCTACACCAGCTACCTG GACCGTCAGCTGAAGATCAGAGACATCGTCCTCTCCTGTCACGACCGAGCGGTCAGGAACTGTCCGTGGACCATGGGCCTGTGGAGGAGCTACCTGCTGGccctggagagacacagagccgATCACACCACCGTCCTCG ATGTTTTTGAGAAGGCCCTGACCGCTGGCTTCATCCAGGCCACAGACTACGTGGACATCTGGCAGGCCTACCTGGACTacctgaggaggagggtggacttCAGCAAAGGTGAAG AGTCGAGCAGGGAgctggaggatctgcgggcagCCTTCAGCCGCTCCCTGGACTACCTGAAGCAGGACGTGGAGGAGA GGTTCAGTGAGAGTGGAGACCCCTCCTGTACCATCATGCAGATCTGGGCGAGGATTGAG GCGCTGCACTGCAGGAACATGCAGAAGGCCCGCGAGCTGTGGGACAACATCATGACCCGGGGGAACGCCAAGTACGCCAACATGTGGCTGGAGTACTACAACctggagag gtCATACGGAGATGCTCTCCACTGCAGGAAGGCTCTCCACAGGGCTGTCCAGTGCACCTCAGACTACCCAGAACACGTGTGTGAGGTGCTGCTCTCCTTTGAGAGGGTGGAAG GCTCTCTGGAGGACTGGGACACGGCCGTGCAGAAGACTGAAACTCGGCTCAACAGAGTCAGCGAGCAGAGGGCCAAG gtggcAGTGAAGGAGGCCTCCCaggccagacaggaggaggacaagacGGAGCAGCGACGGAGGGCCAGGGCAGACAAGAAGAGCCAGAAGAAGGGTTCGAAACCCCCCGGGCGCCctggggagaagaggaaggccCAGGAGGACTTCCAGGACTGGGGCGACGAGCCAG AGCAAGGTGCAAAGAGGCATCgtcgggggggacagggggaggagttcATGGAGACGGAGAGCAAAGCCCCGCCCAGACGCAAGCCTGAAGGGACCAATCAGAGCCAGGCGGGGTCAGCGGCGTCCGGGAAGAACAGCCAGGAGGAGCCGGAGGAGCGCAGAGACGACTGCAGTGTGTTCGTCAGTAACCTGGCCTACACGCTGCCCGACCCAGAGGCCCGGCTCAGGGAGAATTTCCACCCCTGTGGACCCATCAGCCAGGTGCGCCTGGTGTTCGCCGGGAACGGAACCTTCAGGGGCTACGGCTATGTCCAGTTCGAGGGCCGGGCGTCGGTGGCGGAGGCTCTGAAGCTGGACAGGAAGTTGGTGAACGGCAGGCCCATGTTTGTGTCGCCCTGCGTGGACAAAAGCAAGAACCCAGACTTCAAG GTGTTCAAGTACAGCGTGGATCTAGAGAGACACAAGATCTTCATCTCTGGCCTGCCCTACTCCTGCAACAAGGAGCGGCTGGAGGAGATGTGTCGAGGCTACGGCACCATCAAAGACATCCGCCTGGTCACTCACCGCTCAGGACAGcccaag GGCCTGGCGTACGTGGAGTTTGCCAACGAGGCCGAGGCGTCTCAGGCGGTGCTGAAGATGGACgggatggtggtggaggagcacaCGCTGGCCGTGGCCATCAGCAACCCGCCCCGGCGCAGCAGGAACCTGGACCTGCCCGGACCCAGCAGGACCCTGGTACCTCGACAGGCCTACGGAGC GAGGGGGAAAGGCCGCACGCAGCTGTCCCTGCTGCCCCGCTCCCTGAACCGCCACACCGGCCCGGCAGGGCAGGCCGAGAACGGGACCACGTCTAAACCAGCCGGCGAGGCGGTGAACTCTGCCGGAGACACGCCCCCTGAAGCACAAGCCAAGCCCCTCTCCAACTCAGACTTTGCCAGAATGCTCATGACGAAAAAATGA